tgtgtgcaactaaaactactatagatgccaacaaaaAATGATCACCGTGTGTGTAACTTTCTAATGACCGTATCTAATTGAAAACAATTATATGCGTAATATCTAGAGtactatagatgccaacaaaaAATGATCGCTGTGTGTGCAACTTTTCAATGATCATATCCAATTGAGAACAAATATGTGTGCAATTAAAACTACTGTAGATGCCAAAAAAATGATCACTGTGTGTGTAACTTCCCAATAATCGTGTCCAACCAAAAACAATTATGTGTGCAACTAAAACTACTATAGATGTCAACAAAAAATGATTGCCATGTGTGCAATTTTTCAATGATAGAACTCAACTGAGAACAACTGTATGTGCAACTATAACTATTATAGTAATGATCATCTCTGACGAAAACAACTATGCACAACAAGAATTACTataaatgcaaaaaaaaaaatgaACGCCCTGTGTATTCAGTTCAATGTATTCCGTTCCACTTTCACCACTGTAGGAAAAAGGTTCAGTGTTGTGCAACTTTCTAATTGTCGTATCCAACTGAGAACTTCTATGTGTGCAACTACAACCACTGCGAATGCCAACTAAGAATGTGAAGATCAATATATCTGAAAAAGTGATACAATAGTTTTGATCCACTGTCAAGCCATTGGATTGATCTATCTACGCATCATAAGTTACAATAGCACCAAAATGAGCTATGCAACAAAAACTCCCCCGCGATGAATCCGACGTTATGTTTGCTCTTGAATGCTCCCACATACTGATGCACTGTTCAGATTGACGGACCCAAAGCAAAGTTGGAGGATAAGTATGTAGTGCGTTTGGAGGATAAGTCACTAAGCAAGAAATATTTACGAAGGAGGCTTCCAGCACTTCTCATTTCTCTCTCTATTTGGAGGATTAGGATCATCAGTAAGAGAAAGAATGAAGAAAAGGATCCGCTTTGCAGATCGTGGGCTCGACCGCAATGGCAGCCTCGTGTCGGTCGGGACTGGGTAAAGCGCTGGTAGCGTGCAATCAACCAGCGGGAGAGAGGCCGCTCGGTATGCAACAGAGGGCGGCGCGATGGCCAGAGAACAGAGGCAAACGGCGGCGGGGATCTGTTGCAACGAGCACTTGTTCCCGTTCTCCCCGCCACTGCCCTCCTCCCTCTCCGCCTCCGGCCCCTTCCTCTCTccaccctccccctccccctttgccTTCCCCCACCCCCATGACCTCGACCTCTACCTCCCTCTCGACCATGCCACTTCGATCTGGTGATCTGCGATGTCGGGGGAGGAGGGGCCGCAGGCCGCAGCTAGTCATAGCATCACCAGCAGCAGGGGCTGGAGGCCGACGGCGAGGAGCACCACCACCAGGAGCAGCACGGCGACCTCCCCGGTGCAGCCACCTCCTTCCCCTCCTGGACCTCCTGCTACGGATCTCCACCGAGCAGCCAGATTCCAGCAGATGCGGCAGTGGCCACCCACCGAGTGGATGGATCCGAGGCGGACAGGTGGTCAGCGGCGTCGATGGTGATGCGGACGGTGGGGGTCGATAATGGAAGACGCTGGATGTGGAGGAGGAGCTGCGCATGTAAGAGGCGAGGTTGGAGACCGCGCTTGGGAACGCGCCCCGACCAGGTGGCACCTGGCCACGCGGGCGACGATACTAGCCAGATCGGGCGGCCAGGAACCGGCCGCTCGTTCTGTCCAAACAGTGCGTATGCACTTTTTAGATTTTAGGATTTTTTTTCTAGGGAAAGGTTTTTGTTTTTGAGTGAAAAGTACACTCCAGTTAGTCGTCCCCTGACAACCTAATCTCTATGGGCCAGAGCCAATGATCAGCGTGACGACCCGTTGGCGTTGTAAGTGTGCGTGCCAAGGAGGGCTCAGCTATTCCTGGCCTGTAAGCGAGCAACTGCGTCATGTTATAACCTGTCGATTTTGAACATTAATGAAGATAAGCACATTTCTGCCTTTCGTTCGTCGCTGAATTCTTTCAGTCTTCAAAATAACTTGGGTGACAAAACATATAGATTTCAAAAATCGTGATGAACGAGCAGACCCCGTCTTATATACTTATATACTTACCCATGCGATGTACAAACTTATATACTTACCCATGCGATGCATGAGAGCAGCCCCAGCATTTCAATAATTTGGCTCGCATAACAATCACAGAAAGAAAAGGAGTCCCACATGAAACTCAATGCGACGTTAAACATCTACCACTGTGCAGCAATCCCCGGGATACAGGAGAAGATAGACGCGCAAGCACAAACCTGTATCATGGTTTGGAAATGCACTGAGCACGCAACACCTTTATGACAAGTTTCAGCCGGACAGATATCTATACCCGTTGATCATAAGCCGATGAAATCGTCCTTCTGCTCCTTCCGGGGAGTCCTTTCCTGCTGGGAGGCGGTGCCGGCTTTCTTACCAAAGATCATGTCGTCGAGATCCTGAAGCAAGTCATCCCCGCCGCTAGAGCGACCACCGGACCCAGCTGATTTCCTCGAGGGGGTGTCTTTGCCAACAGCGCGTGGGGATTCCTCAGGCTCCACCGTGACTGGAATCATCGCTGGTTCTGGCTCAGGCTCTGCGACGATGGGCTCCTTGAGGTCTTCGTACTTGGACAGAACTTTCTGGAGTTCATCGTGGATACTCAGTGCCTCGAAGAGTTGAGCCTCATTATCACCTGCAGTTTCAACGATTCTCCGGATCGTGTATTGACACTGTTGGCATTGCTGGACCAGGGTGGTAGTCAAGTCATCCTGCATGTATGTGAGGTGCAGTAGAGAATCAGGACACGGAGTTGATGATAGCATCGTACTAGTATAATATTGAATCAGATATCTGAATAAACAGATAAAAATAATAGATGAAGTTCTTTTGCAAACTGTCAGTtaactactctctccgtcccaaaataagtgtctcagcattgaactaacttcagtacaaagttgtactaatctcgagacacttattttgagacggagggagtacttacttaCAGATACTGCTCTGCGCCGAGACTGTGATAAGGTAATAAGGGATAACAGGTTGATTGGCCAGGGCCATTGTTGCAGTATACTAAAAAGACCATTAAATGTAACAAATGCTAGCAACCAATATGTAATTTCCTTAAcatatactacctccgtccgggtttattaggccccctTGCATTTTGGGTCTAAGTTTGACCATGTATTTAACTAAAAATATATAAAGTATATGCTACCCGaaatatattgttgaatttatattTGAAAGAGGTTTTCTATGATATAGTTTTCATGACATATAGTTTATATTATATCAGTTaaatacatggtcaaactttggctCAAAATGAAAGGGGACctcataaacccggacagagggagtagtcatgtactccctccgttccaaaatagatgacccaactttgtactaaattagtacaaagttgggtcatctattttggaacggagggagtataaagatAACAAAACTTCAACCCTGCCTTTTGAGATGCCGACATCACAGACTGCACATTGCCTATATCACAGATTCCAAGCTGAACAACATGAACTACTCACATAAGCGGGAGTTTCTAATTGACCGGCAAAAGAAAAGACTAACCTCTAGAGCCTCTTTTTGTGGAGATGATGATAGCACTGTGGAAAGAAGTTCAACGCTATTACGAGCCACCTCAAAAGCCTCGTCGACTTGTACAGAAGGGGCAGCACGAACTGGAGCAAAACTTTCATCTGGAATTTCTTGATACCCGTCCTGTGCTGCATCAGAATATGGTTCAGCTGCAGGTACTGAACGGGGAGGAGTAAATATTGGCGCAAGGCTCTCATCATCGCGGCCAGGGAAGCGAATTCCCCTAGACCTTAAGCTCTGCAACGAAAACCAAATGTCAACTGAAATCCACATGTTTAACAGCGCTAGTTGACCAGAAGCAATGATATAAGTTTCAGGCACAACACTGTGCTATGGATGCAGTGTAAACTGCACAAAAGAAATGTTTATGAAAATGCATCCTAATTATCCCTCCTGTTAACATAAGTAACTTAATATCTCATTATCCACAATTAACCAAAGTTCAAAAGGAACGAAATAAGCTCTCTCAGATTCTTGGCAGATCAGCAGTAAAGCACTGTGTTCTGGTTAATTAGCCAGTTTAACAAGAGAGCATTCCATGTATGATGATCATCAATAAGTACCTTGTAAGTTTCTTC
The sequence above is a segment of the Triticum dicoccoides isolate Atlit2015 ecotype Zavitan chromosome 1A, WEW_v2.0, whole genome shotgun sequence genome. Coding sequences within it:
- the LOC119273317 gene encoding TOM1-like protein 1, which produces MSDNLMDKVNALGERLKISGAEVSRKMSTGVTSMSFKMKEFFQGQNMADKIVDEATLETMDGPDWATNLEICDMANTERVNSVELIRAIKRRIMLKSPRVQYLALVLLETIVKNCEKAFSEIAAERVLDEMVKLIDDPQTIVNNRNKALMLIEAWGESGEELRYLPVYEETYKSLRSRGIRFPGRDDESLAPIFTPPRSVPAAEPYSDAAQDGYQEIPDESFAPVRAAPSVQVDEAFEVARNSVELLSTVLSSSPQKEALEDDLTTTLVQQCQQCQYTIRRIVETAGDNEAQLFEALSIHDELQKVLSKYEDLKEPIVAEPEPEPAMIPVTVEPEESPRAVGKDTPSRKSAGSGGRSSGGDDLLQDLDDMIFGKKAGTASQQERTPRKEQKDDFIGL